A part of Setaria viridis chromosome 8, Setaria_viridis_v4.0, whole genome shotgun sequence genomic DNA contains:
- the LOC117833538 gene encoding uncharacterized protein — MAMRLAMVALALCCCLIHASSAAADTSFSPGLKVKQDTRAAPPSCGADDQAVLAVEAEAAGDGGAGGRMDLELEDYPGSGANARHSPWGQERRN, encoded by the exons atggCGATGCGCCTGGCCATGGTCGCCCTCGCCTTGTGCTGCTGCCTCATCCACGCATCAAGCGCTGCTGCTGATACTTCGTTTTCTCCAG GATTGAAGGTCAAGCAGGATACCAGAGCAGCTCCGCCTTCGTGCGGCGCAGACGATCAG GCCGTCCTGGCGGtagaggcggaggcggccggcgacggcggcgccggcgggaggaTGGATCTGGAGCTGGAGGACTACCCGGGCTCCGGCGCCAACGCCCGGCACTCGCCGTGGGGCCAGGAGCGGAGGAACTGA
- the LOC117834525 gene encoding dof zinc finger protein PBF, with the protein MVASPPREEAAAARNVKAKQAWQQQMAASGGGERKPRPQQEQGLNCPRCDSTNTKFCYYNNNSMTQPRYFCKACRRNWTQGGTLRKVPIGGSSRKNKQSRAGGSSSSSSSAPPAPSSTSNDSNKMNLTQQLMMMPTTTTPMPANFPNVLPTFMSAGSGSFGELPGSDHHSLPFPPLSLPSNPTGTMPSLVGILRGGFPDGGMAALPFLPVPPSFGAMHQHGHGMMGGSSDQQLVGPLQGMDQALKLPLAAACGSGPQQWPSSAAPEQQVVGGDGRADKNNNNNGGGASGSSSGVEYYWHGSI; encoded by the coding sequence atggtggcATCACCACCTAGGGAGGAAGCTGCTGCAGCTAGGAACGTCAAGGCCAAGCAGGCATGGCAGCAGCAgatggcggcgagcggcggtggggaGCGTAAGCCGCGGCCGCAGCAGGAGCAGGGGCTCAACTGCCCGCGCTGCGACTCCACCAACACCAAGTTCTGCTACTATAACAACAACAGCATGACGCAGCCGCGCTACTTCTGCAAGGCTTGCCGCCGCAACTGGACGCAAGGTGGCACCCTCCGCAAGGTCCCCATCGGCGGCAGCTCCCGGAAGAACAAGCAGAGCCGCGCCgggggctcctcctcctcctcctcctcggcaccACCAGCACCATCCTCGACCTCTAACGACTCCAACAAGATGAACCTCACGCAACAACTGATGATGATGCCTACTACTACGACACCTATGCCCGCCAACTTCCCCAACGTGCTCCCGACGTTCATGTCAGCAGGCAGCGGCAGCTTCGGCGAGCTCCCCGGCAGTGACCACCACTCCCTGCCCTTCCCACCATTGTCTCTGCCTTCCAACCCTACAGGCACGATGCCATCTTTAGTCGGCATTCTTAGAGGAGGGTTTCCTGATGGCGGGATGGCGGCGCTGCCATTTCTTCCGGTGCCACCTTCATTTGGTGCGATGCATCAGCATGGGCATGGGATGATGGGTGGCTCATCTGACCAACAGCTGGTGGGGCCCCTGCAGGGTATGGATCAGGCACTGAAGCTCCCTTTGGCTGCTGCTTGCGGTAGTGGGCCCCAGCAGTGGCCGTCGTCAGCAGCGCCGGAGCAGCAGGTTGTTGGTGGTGATGGCCGTGCggacaagaacaacaacaacaatggcgGTGGGGCatcaggcagcagcagcggggtCGAGTACTACTGGCATGGATCGATCTGA
- the LOC117866185 gene encoding mannose-6-phosphate isomerase 1, producing the protein MASSTASLERRLGLGRRGGGMGLGLLAPADADTNGPPAPPMPGLMRLRCAVQHYDWGRRGADSLVARLAAGEAGPGGADDGRPCAELWMGTHPSAPSSLAPDVSLRDWIARNPAALGRDVAARWGGDLPFLFKVLSVAKALSIQAHPDRALAAALHALRPATYRDANHKPEMAIAVTEFHALCGFTATQELKEVLRTVPEVQELVGKEESRKLLSVKEQDGGIGVRSYLKSAFTKLMIASEEAVSEAIAKLKNRLNVESKVRTLTKKEKLVLSLEKQYPGDVGVLAAFFLNYVKLSPGEALYVGANEPHAYLSGECIECMATSDNVVRAGLTPKYRDVQTLCSMLTYNQTFPEVLQGVPVQPYVTRYTPSTDEFEVDRYLLPRGKSVTMSPVPGPSIFIVMTGEGEIQGGSMPDNAKAKEGDIFFVPAHTEVKLYTSGPRSMQLFRAGVNSRFLS; encoded by the exons aTGGCGTCCTCCACGGCCTCGCTGGAGCGGCGGCTCGGcctcgggcgccgcggcggcgggatgggccTCGGCCTCCTCGCCCCTGCCGACGCCGACACCAACggcccgcccgccccgccgaTGCCGGGGCTCATGCGCCTGCGCTGCGCCGTGCAGCACTACGACTGGGGACGCCGCGGCGCCGACTCCCTCGtcgcgcgcctcgccgccggggaggccggGCCCGGCGGAGCCGACGACGGCCGGCCCTGCGCCGAGCTGTGGATGGGCACGCACCCGTCCGCGCCGTCGTCGCTCGCCCCCGACGTGTCGCTGCGGGACTGGATCGCGCGCAACCCCGCCGCACTCGGGCGCGACGTCGCCGCGCGATGGGGCGGCGACCTCCCGTTCCTCTTCAAG GTGCTGTCGGTGGCGAAGGCGCTGTCGATCCAGGCGCACCCGGaccgcgcgctcgccgcggcgctgcACGCGCTGCGCCCCGCCACGTACCGCGACGCCAACCACAAGCCCGAGATGGCCATCGCCGTCACCGAGTTCCACGCGCTTTGCGGCTTCACCGCTACCCAG GAGCTCAAGGAAGTTTTGAGGACTGTACCCGAGGTTCAAGAGTTAGTTGGCAAAGAAGAATCTAGGAAGCTTTTGAGTGTCAAAGAGCAAGATGGCGGGATTGGAGTGAGGTCATATCTGAAATCAGCATTCACCAAGTTAATGATAGCAAGTGAAGAAGCAGTTTCTGAAGCGATTGCGAAACTTAAGAATCGCTTGAATGTTGAGAGTAAG GTTAGAACATTAACAAAGAAGGAGAAATTGGTTTTATCATTGGAGAAGCAGTACCCAGGAGATGTTGGCGTTCTGGCAGCATTTTTCTTGAACTATGTTAAACTCAGTCCTGGTGAAGCCCTTTATGTGGGTGCCAATGAACCTCATGCATATCTCTCAGGCGAGTGCATTGAGTGTATGGCTACTTCAGACAATGTTGTTCGTGCTGGACTGACCCCTAAGTACAGAGATGTACAAACTCTTTGTTCAATGCTAACATATAATCAG ACCTTCCCTGAAGTTCTGCAAGGAGTACCTGTACAGCCATACGTGACACGTTACACCCCGTCAACTGACGAATTTGAAGTCGATCGCTACCTGCTGCCCCGAGGAAAATCAGTCACCATGTCTCCGGTGCCTGGGCCATCCATCTTCATCGTCATGACAGGTGAAGGAGAAATCCAGGGAGGCTCCATGCCTGACAACGCAAAGGCAAAGGAAGGCGACATTTTCTTTGTGCCGGCTCACACAGAGGTCAAGCTCTACACTTCGGGCCCCAGGTCCATGCAGTTGTTCAGGGCTGGGGTAAACAGCAGATTCCTGAGTTGA
- the LOC117833995 gene encoding uncharacterized protein, which produces MAGHDHVVVDVEGLAKSKDDGVAEPSEGVSASAAAASPSAVVDLVDDEEGGGGEEEPLIQAAECRICQEEDSVKNLEKPCACSGSLKYAHRACVQRWCNEKGDTTCEICHQEYKPGYTAPPRVEPDETTIDIGEDLIMDLRDPRILAVAAAQRRLLEAEYDGYATTDAGGAAFCRSAALILMALLLLRHTLSISDNEGNDDDASTIFSLFLLRAAGFLLPCYIMAWIFSVLHRRRQRQEEAALAAAEVAFILQSARGRGLQFAIAPDSPATPQQHEHEPAQPQQQ; this is translated from the exons ATGGCCGGCCATGACCACGTGGTGGTTGATGTGGAGGGCTTAGCGAAGTCCAAGGACGACGGGGTTGCCGAGCCGTCTGAGGGTGTGAGCGCCTCCGCGGCTGCTGCGTCTCCGTCCGCGGTCGTTGACTtggtcgacgacgaggagggaggcggtggggaggaggagccgctCATCCAGGCGGCTGAGTGCCGGATATGCCAGGAGGAGGACAGCGTCAAGAATCTCGAGAAGCCGTGCGCTTGCAGCGGCAGCCTCAAG TATGCTCATAGAGCTTGTGTTCAACGCTGGTGCAATGAGAAAGGAGACACTACATGTGAAATTTGCCATCAG GAATACAAGCCTGGTTACACCGCACCACCTCGTGTTGAACCAGATGAGACAACCATAGACATTGG TGAAGATTTGATTATGGATTTGCGTGACCCAAGAATTCTCGCTGTAGCAGCTGCTCAGCGTCGTCTTCTTGAGGCAGAGTATGATGGTTATGCTACTACAGATGCTGGTGGTGCTGCATTCTGCCGTTCTGCTGCACTTATT TTAATGGCACTGTTGCTGCTGAGGCATACATTGTCCATCTCAGACAACGAAGGGAACGATGATGATGCTTCAACCATATTCTCA CTTTTCCTGCTGCGAGCTGCTGGGTTTCTGCTGCCCTGCTATATCATGGCATGGATCTTCAGTGTTTTGCATCGCCGGCGGCAACGGCAG GAAGAGGCTGCACTGGCGGCAGCAGAGGTGGCCTTCATCCTACAGTCAGCCCGGGGCCGCGGCCTCCAGTTTGCCATCGCCCCAGACTCCCCCGCCACTCCGCAGCAGCACGAGCACGAGCCAGCACAGCCGCAACAGCAATAG
- the LOC117834526 gene encoding probable calcium-binding protein CML46, whose translation MEKSVATTTGHYLESVLQEPCGIILFLEFLAWCISMFNMFLPSSCQSCNCNHSPAEKAVQESILTEKEVTKTRNKNQGNDMELTHDDINVVMRNIGQDFGQENSMVGKSIGNDSIARIFDEDEPSLQEVWQAFLVFDHNHDGYFDASDLERVLQSLGLGEGVGVDECEQMIAKYDTNKDRRIDMAEFTKVLEAGIC comes from the coding sequence ATGGAGAAGTCAGTAGCCACTACAACAGGCCACTATTTGGAATCCGTTCTGCAAGAACCATGTGgtatcatcctcttcctcgagTTCCTCGCCTGGTGCATCTCAATGTTCAATATGTTCCTCCCCAGCTCATGCCAATCCTGCAACTGCAACCATAGTCCTGCTGAAAAGGCGGTACAGGAATCAATTCTCACTGAAAAAGAAGTAACCAAGACAAGGAATAAGAATCAGGGCAATGATATGGAGTTGACACATGATGATATAAACGTCGTGATGAGAAACATAGGCCAGGATTTTGGTCAAGAAAACAGCATGGTCGGCAAGTCCATTGGCAATGACTCTATTGCTAGGATTTTCGATGAGGATGAACCCAGCTTGCAGGAGGTATGGCAGGCGTTCTTGGTGTTTGATCACAACCATGATGGGTATTTTGACGCGTCGGATTTGGAGCGAGTGCTCCAGAGTCTAGGACTAGGGGAAGGTGTTGGGGTGGATGAGTGTGAGCAGATGATTGCCAAATATGACACGAATAAGGACAGGAGAATAGATATGGCAGAGTTCACCAAAGTTTTGGAGGCTGGCATTTGCTAA